Proteins from one Oryza sativa Japonica Group chromosome 12, ASM3414082v1 genomic window:
- the LOC107276670 gene encoding transcription factor BHLH133 isoform X1, producing the protein MPKEFFFAQLPFLFFWRGTQVNFMPANLKPFQAPTQYIYTFSLQLQFAPYSQNHCSGSAMECSSFEAICNESEMIAHLQSLFWSSSDADPCFGSSSFSLISSEGYDTMTTEFVNSSTNVCFDYQDDSFVSAEETTIGNKRKVQMDTENELMTNRSKEVRTKMSVSKACKHSVSAESSQSYYAKNRRQRINERLRILQELIPNGTKVDISTMLEEAIQYVKFLHLQIKLLSSDEMWMYAPLAFDSGNNRLYQNSLSQE; encoded by the exons ATGCCAAAGGAATTTTTCTTTGCCCAATTaccattcctttttttttggaggggaaCTCAAGTCAACTTCATGCCTGCAAACCTGAAGCCCTTTCAAGCACCAACACAGTATATATACACATTCTCTCTGCAACTGCAATTTGCACCATACTCACAAAACCATTGCTCAGGCTCAGCCATGGAATGCAGCTCCTTTGAAGCAATCTGCAATGAGTCGGAGATGATTGCGCATTTGCAGTCATTGTTCTGGAGCAGCAGCGATGCTGATCCTTGTTTTGGTAGCTCATCATTTTCTCTCATCAGTAGTGAGGGCTACGACACAATGACCACAGAGTTTGTGAATAGCAGCACAAATGTATGTTTTGATTACCAAGATGATAGCTTCGTTTCAGCAGAGGAGACTACCATTGGTAACAAGAGAAAAGTTCAGATGGATACTGAGAATGAGCTGATGACGAACCGCAGCAAGGAAGTTCGCACCAAGATGTCG GTGTCAAAAGCATGCAAACATTCTGTTTCTGCAGAGAGCTCACAGTCTTATTATGCAAAG AACAGGAGACAGAGGATCAATGAGAGATTGAGAATACTGCAAGAACTGATCCCTAATGGAACAAAA GTTGACATCAGCACAATGTTGGAGGAAGCAATTCAGTATGTCAAGTTTCTACACCTGCAAATCAAG CTCTTGAGCTCTGATGAAATGTGGATGTATGCGCCCCTTGCTTTTGACAGTGGTAACAACAGGCTCTATCAGAACTCTCTGTCACAAGAGTAG
- the LOC107276670 gene encoding transcription factor BHLH133 isoform X2, whose product MECSSFEAICNESEMIAHLQSLFWSSSDADPCFGSSSFSLISSEGYDTMTTEFVNSSTNVCFDYQDDSFVSAEETTIGNKRKVQMDTENELMTNRSKEVRTKMSNRRQRINERLRILQELIPNGTKVDISTMLEEAIQYVKFLHLQIKLLSSDEMWMYAPLAFDSGNNRLYQNSLSQE is encoded by the exons ATGGAATGCAGCTCCTTTGAAGCAATCTGCAATGAGTCGGAGATGATTGCGCATTTGCAGTCATTGTTCTGGAGCAGCAGCGATGCTGATCCTTGTTTTGGTAGCTCATCATTTTCTCTCATCAGTAGTGAGGGCTACGACACAATGACCACAGAGTTTGTGAATAGCAGCACAAATGTATGTTTTGATTACCAAGATGATAGCTTCGTTTCAGCAGAGGAGACTACCATTGGTAACAAGAGAAAAGTTCAGATGGATACTGAGAATGAGCTGATGACGAACCGCAGCAAGGAAGTTCGCACCAAGATGTCG AACAGGAGACAGAGGATCAATGAGAGATTGAGAATACTGCAAGAACTGATCCCTAATGGAACAAAA GTTGACATCAGCACAATGTTGGAGGAAGCAATTCAGTATGTCAAGTTTCTACACCTGCAAATCAAG CTCTTGAGCTCTGATGAAATGTGGATGTATGCGCCCCTTGCTTTTGACAGTGGTAACAACAGGCTCTATCAGAACTCTCTGTCACAAGAGTAG